The following are from one region of the Mycolicibacterium diernhoferi genome:
- the asnB gene encoding asparagine synthase (glutamine-hydrolyzing), with protein MCGLLAYLTNPSVETSSGLVDAVSGASHLMRHRGPDEPGTWSDADIVLGFNRLSIIDIAHSHQPLRWGPPGSPDRYALVFNGEIYNYLELREALRDEFGAVFHTDGDAEAIVAGFHYWGTEILTRLRGMFAFALWDTETRELLCARDPFGIKPLYLATGAGGTVAGSEKKCLLDLAATAGLDLGIDERAVQHYTVLQYVPEPETLQRGVRRLESGCYARIRPGQAPEINRYFRPKFDAVLFKAGSGQARYDEITAVLEDSVAKHMRADVTVGAFLSGGIDSTAIAALAMRHNPRLITFTTGFEREGFSEIDVAVESAKAIGARHVTKVVSQAEFVAALPEIVWYLDEPVADPALVPLFFIAREARKHVKVVLSGEGADELFGGYTIYREPLSLKAFDYLPRPVRRSLGKASQPLPDGLRGKSLLHRGSLTLQERYYGNARSFSDAQLRAVLPGFRPEWTHTDVTAPLYAESDGWDPVARMQHIDLFTWLRGDILVKADKMTMANSLELRVPFLDPEVFAVASRLPYDQKITRTTTKYALRRALEPIVPAHVLNRPKLGFPVPIRHWLKAGELLDWAHATVAASQAGHLIDLAAVRTMLDEHRNGVSDHSRRLWTVLIFMLWHAIFIEGSVTPQISEPTYPVQL; from the coding sequence GTGTGCGGACTGCTGGCGTATCTGACCAACCCGTCCGTCGAGACCTCCTCCGGGCTGGTCGACGCGGTTTCGGGGGCCTCGCATCTGATGCGGCACCGGGGCCCGGACGAGCCCGGGACCTGGTCGGATGCCGATATCGTGCTCGGGTTCAACCGTCTCTCCATCATCGACATCGCGCACAGCCATCAACCGCTGCGCTGGGGTCCGCCGGGATCCCCGGACCGGTACGCGCTGGTGTTCAACGGTGAGATCTACAACTACCTGGAGCTCCGCGAGGCGCTGCGCGACGAGTTCGGTGCGGTGTTTCACACCGACGGCGACGCCGAGGCGATCGTCGCGGGATTCCACTACTGGGGTACCGAGATCCTGACCCGGCTGCGGGGCATGTTCGCCTTCGCGCTGTGGGACACCGAGACCCGTGAGCTGTTGTGCGCCCGGGACCCGTTCGGGATCAAGCCGCTGTATCTGGCCACCGGTGCGGGTGGCACCGTGGCCGGCAGCGAGAAGAAGTGCCTCCTGGATCTGGCCGCGACGGCGGGGCTGGACCTCGGGATCGACGAGCGCGCGGTGCAGCACTACACGGTGCTGCAGTACGTGCCCGAGCCCGAGACCCTGCAGCGTGGGGTGCGCCGCCTGGAGTCGGGTTGTTACGCCCGGATCCGGCCGGGCCAGGCGCCCGAGATCAACCGCTACTTCCGGCCGAAGTTCGACGCGGTCCTGTTCAAGGCCGGCTCCGGGCAGGCCCGCTACGACGAGATCACCGCGGTGCTGGAGGACTCCGTCGCCAAGCACATGCGCGCCGACGTCACCGTGGGCGCATTCCTGTCCGGCGGGATCGACTCGACGGCCATCGCCGCACTGGCGATGCGGCACAACCCGCGGCTGATCACCTTCACCACCGGGTTCGAGCGGGAAGGTTTCTCCGAGATCGATGTCGCGGTGGAGTCGGCCAAGGCGATCGGCGCGCGGCACGTCACCAAGGTCGTCAGCCAGGCCGAGTTCGTCGCCGCGCTGCCCGAGATCGTCTGGTACCTGGACGAACCGGTGGCCGATCCGGCGCTGGTGCCGTTGTTCTTCATCGCCCGCGAAGCCCGTAAGCACGTCAAGGTGGTGCTTTCCGGAGAGGGCGCCGACGAACTCTTCGGTGGGTACACCATCTACCGGGAGCCGTTGTCGCTCAAGGCCTTCGACTACCTGCCCAGACCGGTGCGCCGGTCACTGGGCAAGGCATCGCAGCCGCTGCCCGACGGTCTGCGCGGCAAGAGCCTGCTGCACCGCGGGTCGCTGACGCTGCAGGAGCGCTACTACGGCAATGCGCGCAGCTTCTCCGACGCGCAGCTGCGTGCGGTGCTGCCCGGGTTCCGGCCGGAGTGGACGCACACCGATGTCACCGCGCCGCTGTACGCGGAGTCCGACGGCTGGGATCCGGTGGCCCGGATGCAGCACATCGACCTGTTCACCTGGCTGCGCGGGGACATCCTGGTCAAGGCCGACAAGATGACCATGGCCAACTCCCTGGAGCTGCGGGTGCCGTTCCTGGATCCCGAAGTGTTCGCGGTCGCGTCCCGGCTGCCGTATGACCAGAAGATCACCCGCACCACCACCAAGTACGCACTGCGCCGGGCCCTGGAGCCGATCGTGCCCGCGCATGTGCTCAACCGGCCCAAGCTGGGTTTCCCGGTGCCGATCCGGCATTGGTTGAAGGCCGGCGAGCTGCTGGACTGGGCGCACGCCACGGTGGCGGCGTCGCAGGCCGGTCACCTGATCGACCTGGCCGCGGTGCGCACCATGCTCGACGAGCACCGCAACGGGGTCAGCGATCACAGCCGCCGGTTGTGGACGGTGCTGATCTTCATGCTGTGGCACGCCATCTTCATCGAGGGCAGCGTGACCCCGCAGATCAGTGAGCCGACCTACCCGGTGCAGCTCTGA